Proteins encoded within one genomic window of Paludisphaera rhizosphaerae:
- a CDS encoding DUF1559 family PulG-like putative transporter, whose product MRRRGFTLIELLVVIAIIAVLIALLLPAVQAAREAARRAQCVNNMKQLGLGLHNYESAQGSFPPAEFVRVNSNCSPSALLMILPNMEQSALYNACNFSATFATDAPFWNSTSSMNSTVQFTAINVFTCPSDSSRITYAYGTNNYQAAAGSEAASFKSANDLFSITVVPNSTNLGVFNGIGQANKISAITDGTSNTVGFSEVIRGIGTSATLALDPTNPKGSVIVGTTAASTIPLTDYTNCKALTPTTSNVAGGFPLGSTWWWGRSGQTRFSMVMPPNSYSCTTTTGTNTDSDYGSITATSRHAGGVNTLMMDGSVRFVKSSISNVTWWALGTRSGGEVVSADSF is encoded by the coding sequence ATGCGCCGCCGGGGATTCACGCTGATCGAGTTGCTCGTGGTCATTGCCATCATCGCGGTTCTCATCGCCCTGTTGCTTCCCGCCGTTCAGGCGGCTCGCGAAGCCGCGCGCCGGGCTCAGTGCGTCAACAACATGAAGCAGCTCGGCCTGGGCCTGCACAATTACGAGAGCGCCCAGGGCTCGTTCCCGCCGGCCGAGTTCGTCCGGGTGAACTCGAACTGCTCGCCCTCGGCCCTGCTCATGATCCTGCCCAACATGGAACAATCGGCGTTGTACAACGCCTGCAATTTCTCGGCGACGTTCGCGACCGACGCGCCGTTCTGGAACAGCACCAGCTCCATGAATTCCACGGTGCAATTCACCGCCATCAACGTCTTCACCTGCCCGTCTGATTCATCGCGGATCACCTACGCCTACGGGACCAACAATTACCAGGCGGCGGCGGGGTCTGAGGCGGCCAGTTTCAAGAGCGCCAACGACCTCTTCTCGATCACAGTGGTTCCCAACTCGACCAACCTGGGCGTCTTCAATGGGATCGGCCAGGCCAACAAGATCAGCGCGATCACCGACGGCACGTCGAACACCGTCGGCTTCAGCGAGGTCATCCGAGGCATCGGCACCAGCGCCACGCTCGCCCTCGACCCGACCAACCCTAAAGGCTCGGTGATCGTGGGAACAACGGCCGCCTCGACGATTCCGCTCACCGACTACACGAACTGCAAGGCCCTGACGCCGACGACCTCGAACGTGGCCGGCGGCTTCCCGCTGGGCTCGACGTGGTGGTGGGGCCGCTCCGGCCAAACGCGGTTCTCGATGGTCATGCCCCCGAACTCCTACTCCTGCACGACGACCACTGGAACGAACACCGACAGCGACTACGGCTCGATCACGGCCACCAGCCGACACGCCGGCGGGGTGAACACCCTGATGATGGACGGCTCGGTCCG